The region GTGCGGATCCTTCTTAAATAGACGGCGATAAATCTCCGCAGCCTCCCGAAGGACTGCTAGGGCCGCCTGGAATCGATCAATCTCTGACAGGCTCAGGGACAGATTACGCAGGGCAGCCGCGAGATCTCCTGCGTACCTTTCGGGCGCCTCACGAGCCAAAGCCCGCAACAGCTCGACGCTTTCCAGGGTTACGTCCAACGCCTCTTCCTGCCTACCCAGCCTACTGAGATGACCGGACAGATTGTTGAGGCTGCGGGCTTGCTCGGCTAGGTGCCTGCCGGGATTCTCGCTGGCAAGAGCTCGAACGATGCTCACTGCCTCCTGACTGACCTCCAACGCCTTTTCTCGCTCTCCCACCTCAGCTAACTGATTAGCGAAGTTGTCTAGGGAGTCCGCAAGGAAGGGGAGGTTCCGCTGGGGGTTTTCACTCGCGAGCGCCCCCCAGAGGTGAACCGATTCCTGCACTACAGAGAGCGCCTCGTGAGAGTCTCCTCGTCCAGCGAGAGTTCTAGACAAAAGGCCAAGGCACTCGGCCAGAGCAAGCCTAGCTGGCAGCTCCCGCGCTAGTGTCACCGCCTTCTTTAGATGGGAAGCAGCCTCCGCATCGTCTCCAAGCCGATGCAGCAGCGCCCCGAGGCGCCGATGCAGATCCAACCGCTCCTTTCGCGTATCTCCCTGCCGTGCCTGAGACTTCGCCAGCAGAGATTCGAGTACCCGCAGGTGCCGTAGAGCAGCAGGGCGAGACATCTCGAGAGGTGAGTCAATCAGCTCCTCGATGGTCTGCCTGCCCACGGGTTCGAGAGCCTCGCTCGGCACCTCGAAAACCCCGGACCTCCAAGCCCAGAAGTCTTGCGCCTCGCGGGCTAGCTTGGTCAACGCGTAGTCCGGCAGTACTAGAACAACAGGAAAAGGAAGATCGCGGAAATTCTCCCGCGCCATGTTGAGGTGGGTCAGCGCGGGAGGAAACTCCTGGCCCGAGGGGATGGAGCGCTCGAAACCCAGAACGAATAGGGGTCGATTTGGCTCTTGATCGACTCTCTCGATCTCACTCAGCAAGTCGACAGCCTGGCCCCTTAGACGAACGACTCGACCCGGGCGGCCTCGGGAAGCAAGCTCTGCCAGTAGTAGATCGACCAAGCGGTCGGCTTCCACAGGCACGTTGTGCACCAGGAACGCCAGCGTAAAACCATCAGCGT is a window of Acidobacteriota bacterium DNA encoding:
- a CDS encoding tetratricopeptide repeat protein; amino-acid sequence: MSDEVRETAAVYQVEEPLDPCVTPPPIPADLLPLIRLLEYADGFTLAFLVHNVPVEADRLVDLLLAELASRGRPGRVVRLRGQAVDLLSEIERVDQEPNRPLFVLGFERSIPSGQEFPPALTHLNMARENFRDLPFPVVLVLPDYALTKLAREAQDFWAWRSGVFEVPSEALEPVGRQTIEELIDSPLEMSRPAALRHLRVLESLLAKSQARQGDTRKERLDLHRRLGALLHRLGDDAEAASHLKKAVTLARELPARLALAECLGLLSRTLAGRGDSHEALSVVQESVHLWGALASENPQRNLPFLADSLDNFANQLAEVGEREKALEVSQEAVSIVRALASENPGRHLAEQARSLNNLSGHLSRLGRQEEALDVTLESVELLRALAREAPERYAGDLAAALRNLSLSLSEIDRFQAALAVLREAAEIYRRLFKKDPHRFGNPLARSLIDLAVSSFPLGDRERVVAAAREALQIPTSLMLGGSLEDRENLAIGLFSLYNALTNVGDDEAAYAAIWKRVEVDRSVVDDDPDHSAIPKTSALSALAELQLARGESGAARETLLEAVELVEPVAIGCPDGLEHLLWERLKQKLENLPKV